The Gemmatimonadota bacterium genome includes the window GGGACCTGCACGCTCACTCACGGGATATCGCCTGAAGGACAGACGCGCCTAACGGCCAGAACGTTAAACGACGGAGCGCCCCACCCGGCTCGCCGGATAGGGCGCCCGCAGCAGAGAGCCCGCCCCCGAGGAACTCAGCCCACCTCGACCGAGACCTGCACGCGCAGATCCTTGGATGGCTTGAAGATCGGCACCGCCCGGGCCGGCACCTCGACCGCATCACCCGTCCGCGGATTGCGCGCCATCCGGGAACGCCGCCTCCGCACCTTGAACGTGCCGAAGCCACGGATCTCGATGTTGTTGTGCTCCGCAAGGGCGTCTTTGATGGCGGTCAGCAGGCCGTCCACGATCAGGGCACAGTCCTTCTTGGTGATACCCGGGCCAATCGAGCTGGCTACCTGCTCGACGAGGTCGGCTTTCGTCATGATTCCTCCCACTAGCGCACGAGAGTGAGTTTGGGCGGGAGCGCGCTCTCCGCCCTGGCTATCCAGGGTACGGGCGAGAAAAAAGAAGCCGGCGAGGCATCGACCGCTGGAATCGGCTATGTTCAT containing:
- a CDS encoding integration host factor subunit beta; this encodes MNIADSSGRCLAGFFFLARTLDSQGGERAPAQTHSRALVGGIMTKADLVEQVASSIGPGITKKDCALIVDGLLTAIKDALAEHNNIEIRGFGTFKVRRRRSRMARNPRTGDAVEVPARAVPIFKPSKDLRVQVSVEVG